One genomic segment of Candidatus Caldatribacterium sp. includes these proteins:
- the miaA gene encoding tRNA (adenosine(37)-N6)-dimethylallyltransferase MiaA → MSKNANPVLCILGPTGSGKTAVSIELAEHLPQVEIISADSLAVYRYLDIGTAKPPKEVRARILHHLVDFLDPRERWSAHDFKKEALRLLYEMSLRNSFPIIVGGTAFYLDALLRSTPNLGAPGDERLRHILGKMKNEQLFALLAHIDPHRAMQIGRNDRKRLIRALEIFLATGRIPSEKREHGKKPQRFRYLLVGIAWEKSELEKRIRERVEDMFCMGIVEEVVHLFRLGYRLPLPALENFTYRPIVALLEGKCSLPEAKEAVIRGTMLFVKRQMNWFRKMPIVWFSPEKGGLGKVTREILHFVRTQIDGG, encoded by the coding sequence ATGTCAAAGAATGCTAACCCCGTTCTCTGTATCCTCGGGCCCACGGGAAGCGGGAAAACCGCAGTCTCCATTGAACTTGCAGAACACCTGCCGCAGGTAGAAATCATCTCGGCAGATTCCTTAGCGGTGTACAGGTACCTCGATATTGGAACTGCCAAACCACCCAAAGAGGTGCGAGCACGTATTCTACACCACCTTGTTGATTTCCTTGACCCCAGAGAACGGTGGAGTGCCCACGACTTCAAAAAAGAGGCGCTCCGCCTTTTATACGAGATGAGCCTCCGAAATTCCTTCCCCATTATCGTGGGTGGAACAGCATTCTACCTCGATGCCCTGCTGCGGAGCACTCCCAATTTGGGAGCACCAGGAGACGAACGCCTCCGGCACATCCTCGGGAAGATGAAAAATGAGCAACTCTTTGCTCTCCTTGCGCACATTGACCCTCACCGAGCCATGCAGATTGGCAGAAACGACCGAAAAAGGCTTATCCGTGCCTTGGAAATATTCTTAGCCACAGGCAGAATACCTTCCGAAAAGAGGGAGCATGGTAAAAAACCCCAGAGGTTCCGGTACCTTCTTGTGGGAATTGCCTGGGAGAAGAGTGAGCTTGAGAAGAGGATCCGGGAGAGAGTAGAGGACATGTTTTGCATGGGCATCGTGGAGGAGGTGGTTCACCTTTTCCGCCTCGGGTACCGTCTTCCTCTTCCGGCCCTCGAAAACTTCACGTACCGTCCGATTGTGGCCCTCCTTGAAGGGAAATGTTCTCTCCCTGAAGCGAAAGAAGCAGTTATTCGGGGGACAATGCTCTTTGTGAAAAGACAAATGAACTGGTTTCGAAAAATGCCAATTGTGTGGTTTTCCCCGGAAAAGGGGGGCCTTGGAAAGGTCACAAGAGAAATTCTCCACTTTGTGAGAACTCAGATTGATGGGGGATGA
- the miaB gene encoding tRNA (N6-isopentenyl adenosine(37)-C2)-methylthiotransferase MiaB, with translation MEEKFSFALVTFGCQMNKSRSEHLSYLFLKEGFLEAQEEEEADVIVFNTCAVREHAVAKALGVISHLYHANLAKKGKPPTIVLCGCMGELLREKLLERIPYVNVLTGTHDFDSIPHLVREAITKGERRISFSSPPQMPFLEQGYKREGRFSAYLPITYGCDNFCSYCVVPYTTGPQRSKPRELVLEELAGILGEGFREVTLLGQNVNTYGKDFGKPHAFEELLEGIERRFGKEKVWIRFITSHPRDMRRGIVEIVRGSRIFCPYFHLPLQAGSSRILHLMNRGYTKEQYLDIALFIREHIPEATIGTDIIVGFPTETDADFTETLEVVEKVQFEIAYTYAYSPRPRTKAAEFEDDVPQEVKKKRLAVLSAALRGAYFSRLSFHEGRETEVLLVEERKGLFLGRTRENLNVIVYPKEGLQLGDFCTVRLARNFEGKLVGNVKEC, from the coding sequence ATGGAGGAGAAGTTTTCTTTTGCCCTGGTGACCTTTGGGTGCCAGATGAACAAAAGCCGTTCGGAACACCTTTCGTACCTCTTCCTCAAAGAAGGATTCCTTGAGGCCCAAGAGGAAGAGGAGGCGGATGTCATTGTCTTCAATACCTGTGCAGTTCGAGAACATGCGGTGGCAAAAGCTTTGGGAGTGATCTCCCATCTCTACCACGCTAACCTCGCTAAGAAGGGAAAGCCACCCACTATTGTCCTCTGCGGTTGCATGGGCGAACTTTTGCGGGAGAAGCTCCTTGAACGCATTCCCTACGTGAACGTCCTCACGGGAACGCACGACTTTGATTCCATTCCCCACCTTGTGCGAGAGGCCATCACGAAGGGAGAACGAAGGATTTCCTTTTCTTCGCCGCCTCAGATGCCCTTCCTTGAGCAGGGGTACAAGCGGGAAGGGAGATTTTCTGCGTACCTCCCAATCACCTATGGGTGCGATAACTTTTGCAGCTACTGTGTGGTTCCGTACACCACGGGTCCCCAGAGAAGTAAACCCAGGGAACTTGTTCTCGAAGAGCTTGCTGGTATCCTTGGAGAGGGGTTCCGCGAGGTCACGCTCCTTGGCCAAAACGTGAACACCTATGGAAAGGACTTTGGCAAACCGCACGCCTTCGAAGAACTCCTCGAAGGCATCGAGCGGCGTTTTGGGAAAGAAAAGGTCTGGATTCGCTTCATCACTTCCCACCCGCGGGACATGCGCAGAGGAATCGTAGAAATTGTCCGAGGAAGCCGCATCTTCTGTCCGTACTTCCACCTCCCTCTTCAAGCAGGTTCAAGTAGAATTCTCCACCTCATGAACCGAGGGTACACCAAAGAACAGTATCTTGATATTGCTCTCTTCATCCGCGAGCATATTCCCGAGGCTACCATCGGTACAGATATTATCGTGGGTTTTCCTACAGAAACCGATGCAGATTTCACGGAGACCCTTGAGGTTGTGGAGAAGGTTCAATTCGAAATCGCATACACCTACGCCTATTCCCCTCGTCCTCGCACAAAAGCGGCAGAATTCGAGGACGATGTCCCTCAGGAAGTGAAGAAAAAGCGACTTGCAGTACTCAGCGCAGCTCTCCGGGGGGCATACTTCAGTCGCCTTTCTTTCCATGAAGGCCGGGAAACGGAAGTTCTTCTCGTGGAGGAGAGGAAAGGTCTCTTCCTTGGGCGAACGAGAGAGAATCTCAATGTTATCGTGTACCCAAAGGAAGGGCTTCAACTAGGAGACTTCTGCACTGTACGTCTTGCAAGGAACTTTGAAGGAAAGCTCGTTGGAAATGTCAAAGAATGCTAA
- a CDS encoding stage V sporulation protein S, which produces MDVLKVSSKSNPNAVAGALAGAIREKGMAEIQAIGAGAVNQAIKAIAIARGYVAPSGIDLVCIPAFTDVTIDGEERTAIKLIVKPRND; this is translated from the coding sequence ATGGACGTTCTTAAGGTTTCTTCAAAGTCAAATCCCAACGCTGTTGCCGGTGCCTTAGCAGGTGCAATCCGAGAGAAGGGAATGGCTGAAATACAAGCCATCGGGGCAGGGGCAGTGAACCAGGCAATTAAGGCCATTGCCATCGCACGAGGGTACGTCGCCCCAAGCGGTATTGACCTTGTATGCATCCCTGCCTTCACCGATGTGACGATTGACGGAGAAGAGCGTACCGCTATTAAACTCATTGTGAAGCCCCGGAATGATTAA
- a CDS encoding TIGR00282 family metallophosphoesterase, protein MRFLIVGDVVGKPGRRVLREKLPLLKEELQIDAVIVNGENAAGGLGITPEVCEEIFSYGADVVTSGNHIWDKKEILGYIDREPRLLRPLNYPEGVPGRGSLVLEKEGRIWAVVNLSGRVFMPPLDCPFRRIEQELKLLREQTNIILVDFHAEASSEKIAMGWFLDGKVSCVFGTHTHVATADERILPQGTAYITDIGMTGAHDSVIGIEVADIVGRFLTQLPVKYRVAKENVKLNGIVVEVDDTTGKAREIFRLSVPLAEHV, encoded by the coding sequence TTGAGATTCCTCATCGTAGGCGACGTTGTAGGAAAACCTGGAAGACGGGTACTTCGAGAGAAGCTTCCACTCCTTAAGGAAGAGCTTCAGATTGATGCCGTCATCGTCAACGGGGAGAACGCTGCTGGTGGTCTGGGCATCACGCCGGAGGTCTGTGAGGAAATTTTCAGTTACGGGGCGGATGTGGTCACAAGCGGCAACCATATCTGGGATAAGAAGGAGATTCTTGGGTACATTGACCGGGAACCCCGTCTCCTTCGTCCCCTGAATTACCCAGAAGGTGTTCCAGGGAGGGGATCTCTTGTCCTTGAGAAGGAGGGGAGGATTTGGGCAGTTGTGAATCTCAGTGGTCGTGTGTTCATGCCTCCTTTGGATTGTCCCTTCCGCAGGATTGAACAAGAGCTCAAACTTCTCCGGGAACAGACGAACATTATTCTCGTGGATTTCCATGCGGAAGCTTCGTCCGAGAAGATAGCCATGGGTTGGTTCCTGGACGGGAAAGTTTCCTGCGTCTTTGGAACTCACACCCACGTGGCTACGGCGGATGAGCGTATCCTCCCCCAGGGAACGGCTTACATTACGGATATCGGCATGACGGGAGCTCATGACTCGGTCATCGGCATCGAAGTAGCAGATATCGTCGGAAGGTTCCTTACGCAACTACCAGTGAAGTACCGGGTGGCCAAAGAAAATGTGAAACTCAACGGGATTGTCGTGGAGGTGGATGACACTACAGGGAAAGCACGGGAAATCTTTCGCCTCTCTGTACCTCTTGCGGAGCACGTTTGA
- the rny gene encoding ribonuclease Y: MGPIYIFLGLAIGFVAGIFFVTLQLARQKENARLQAQKMVEEAARQAENLKKEALLSGREEVLREKQALEEEIQKKRKELQNLENRLLRREEILERRMEQLEKSENALRKAQEALEQERKEVELMKAREDQELSRIAGLSVEDARRELLERVEKTLEYEIGLRVKEAEERAKKEAEKVARDIVGQAIQRYAADFTVESTVSVVTLPNDEMKGRIIGREGRNIRTFEMMTGVDLIIDDTPEAVIISCFDPIRREVARIALEKLIMDGRIHPARIEELIEKAKAQVEEKILQEGEQALFDTGIKNVHPEVVKLLGKLYFRTSYGQNVLQHAKEVAHFAGMMASEIGANVYIAKRAGLLHDIGKALDHEVEGPHAKIGAELLGKYGEKWEVIHAVEAHHGDTEPQTIEAVLVQAADAISASRPGARRESLEAYIKRLERLEKIADSFEGVEKAYAIQAGREVRIIVKPDRIDDAQAAKLAWDVAKRIEKELEYPGQIKVTVIRETRAIEYAK; the protein is encoded by the coding sequence ATGGGGCCAATATACATCTTCTTAGGGTTGGCAATAGGGTTCGTAGCAGGGATATTCTTTGTAACCCTGCAGCTTGCAAGACAGAAGGAGAACGCGCGGCTTCAGGCACAAAAGATGGTTGAAGAAGCCGCTCGCCAAGCAGAGAATCTCAAGAAAGAGGCACTCCTCTCGGGCCGAGAGGAGGTTCTCCGGGAAAAGCAGGCGCTCGAAGAGGAAATCCAGAAGAAGCGAAAGGAGCTTCAGAACCTTGAAAATCGCCTGCTCAGGCGTGAGGAAATCCTCGAACGCCGGATGGAACAGCTTGAGAAATCCGAAAACGCACTTCGGAAGGCTCAGGAAGCTCTGGAACAGGAGAGAAAAGAAGTAGAACTCATGAAAGCAAGAGAGGATCAAGAGCTTTCTCGCATCGCAGGACTCTCCGTTGAAGACGCCCGACGAGAACTCTTAGAACGTGTAGAGAAGACTCTCGAATACGAGATTGGGCTGCGCGTCAAAGAAGCAGAAGAACGGGCAAAGAAAGAAGCCGAAAAGGTGGCAAGAGACATCGTGGGTCAGGCCATTCAACGGTACGCAGCGGATTTCACCGTTGAGAGTACTGTTTCGGTTGTAACTCTCCCCAATGATGAGATGAAGGGACGTATCATAGGTCGGGAAGGGAGGAACATCCGCACTTTCGAGATGATGACCGGAGTTGACCTCATCATAGATGATACACCAGAGGCCGTTATCATATCATGCTTTGATCCGATACGGAGGGAAGTTGCCCGTATTGCTCTGGAGAAGCTCATCATGGATGGTCGCATCCACCCGGCACGTATCGAGGAGCTCATTGAGAAGGCAAAGGCTCAAGTTGAGGAGAAGATTCTTCAGGAAGGAGAACAGGCGCTCTTTGATACGGGAATCAAAAACGTTCATCCAGAAGTCGTAAAGCTTCTTGGGAAGCTCTACTTCCGCACGAGCTATGGGCAGAACGTCCTCCAGCACGCCAAGGAGGTTGCACACTTTGCAGGTATGATGGCAAGTGAAATCGGTGCCAATGTGTACATCGCAAAAAGAGCAGGACTCCTCCATGACATTGGGAAAGCACTGGACCATGAAGTGGAAGGACCTCACGCGAAAATCGGAGCAGAACTCCTTGGAAAATACGGAGAAAAGTGGGAAGTTATTCACGCAGTGGAAGCCCATCATGGGGATACCGAACCTCAAACCATCGAAGCAGTACTCGTGCAAGCGGCAGACGCCATATCTGCTTCACGTCCTGGAGCACGGAGGGAGAGTCTTGAAGCGTACATCAAGCGCCTGGAGCGCTTGGAGAAGATCGCCGACTCTTTCGAAGGCGTTGAGAAAGCTTATGCCATCCAGGCAGGACGAGAGGTTCGTATCATCGTGAAACCGGACCGTATCGATGATGCTCAAGCAGCAAAGCTTGCCTGGGATGTGGCAAAAAGAATTGAGAAAGAGCTCGAGTACCCTGGGCAGATCAAGGTGACGGTCATCCGAGAAACACGGGCTATAGAGTACGCAAAGTAG
- a CDS encoding RecX family transcriptional regulator, which translates to MYTTWELRGKLQKEGFPKEVVEEALAFLSERGYLNDRLYASTYIEEKRQVAPRGYFAFYHELKSRGIPSELLSELRDMYPLEAEVEDAKGLLLRWGVKEKEKLWQRLLRRGFSHEAIERAILDLRNSGD; encoded by the coding sequence ATGTACACTACTTGGGAGCTCCGAGGAAAACTCCAGAAAGAGGGTTTTCCAAAGGAGGTAGTTGAGGAGGCCTTGGCGTTCCTCTCAGAGCGAGGATACCTCAACGACCGGTTGTACGCAAGTACGTACATCGAGGAGAAGCGGCAGGTAGCCCCCAGGGGGTACTTTGCCTTCTACCACGAGCTAAAAAGCCGGGGCATTCCCTCAGAACTTCTGAGCGAACTCCGGGACATGTATCCCCTTGAGGCCGAGGTCGAAGACGCGAAGGGGCTCCTCTTGCGCTGGGGAGTGAAAGAGAAGGAAAAGCTCTGGCAGCGTCTTTTGAGAAGAGGCTTTTCCCACGAAGCCATCGAGCGAGCTATCCTTGACTTGCGCAATTCCGGCGATTAG
- the thpR gene encoding RNA 2',3'-cyclic phosphodiesterase: MALRAFIALDLPEEAKNVLFRFVEKERVKYPQGKWVRKEHFHITLAFFPALPEHHVKDIQNLLEELSTSFPPYHAYLRELGTFPSWQRVRVLWMGLDEEGKRRTRNLAEAVFLGLRAIGIPCEEEKGEFVPHVTLARFRVPLRLERTSFSDWSPLPITLGEIGFFESILKPSGPVYRKLVYIPLKG; encoded by the coding sequence ATGGCCCTTCGGGCATTCATAGCCTTGGACCTTCCCGAGGAAGCAAAGAACGTTCTCTTTCGTTTTGTGGAAAAGGAGAGGGTAAAGTATCCTCAGGGGAAATGGGTACGCAAGGAACATTTCCACATCACCCTGGCGTTTTTCCCGGCACTTCCCGAGCACCATGTGAAGGACATCCAGAATCTCCTCGAGGAATTGAGCACCTCGTTCCCTCCGTACCATGCCTATCTCAGAGAATTGGGAACCTTCCCGTCCTGGCAACGGGTAAGGGTTCTCTGGATGGGTCTTGACGAAGAAGGGAAAAGGAGGACCAGGAACCTGGCGGAAGCGGTCTTTCTGGGGCTTCGGGCCATAGGTATCCCTTGCGAGGAGGAGAAAGGAGAATTCGTGCCCCATGTGACCCTTGCCCGCTTCAGGGTTCCTTTAAGACTTGAGCGCACCTCTTTCTCAGACTGGTCGCCACTCCCTATCACTCTTGGGGAGATAGGGTTTTTTGAAAGCATACTCAAGCCCTCTGGCCCGGTGTACAGAAAACTCGTGTACATTCCGTTAAAGGGGTGA
- a CDS encoding CinA family nicotinamide mononucleotide deamidase-related protein, translating into MHAGILCVGTELVTGVVRDVNSAFLVEKLLKKGIFPKWVLFVPDEIDEIAACIRFLMERKADFLFVVGGLGPTADDLTREGIAQALGLPLCFSEEAWEGIRRFYLRLRGVEPPENNKRQALVPKGASFIPNEAGTAPALFLDGTPKIFVLPGVPREVEFFWHRLEEKIPNFPGGIYRSKTLKFCGIGESQLEERIRPLLGELPASLRFSFLPNYGEVWFFLYGQGVPPEDRAKGEAVLEKVKSILSPYLFSEYGETLEEAVGKLLLEQGLKVAIAESCTGGLVGSRITDIPGSSQYFDRGYIVYSNRAKMSDLGVPEDVLNRFGAVSEETARRLAEGVRKKAEVHIGLGITGIAGPGGGSPDKPVGLVYIGVSDGARTEVRRFQFGGDRSMNKRFFSQAALTMLFNFLRKV; encoded by the coding sequence GTGCATGCAGGAATCCTCTGTGTAGGAACAGAGCTTGTCACCGGAGTGGTGCGGGATGTGAATTCCGCCTTCCTTGTGGAGAAGCTTTTAAAGAAGGGCATCTTTCCAAAGTGGGTCCTTTTTGTCCCTGACGAAATCGATGAAATCGCGGCGTGTATTCGCTTCTTAATGGAACGAAAAGCGGATTTCCTCTTTGTCGTTGGGGGCCTCGGTCCAACAGCGGATGACCTTACCCGAGAAGGAATTGCCCAAGCCCTGGGGTTACCTCTGTGCTTTTCTGAGGAAGCATGGGAAGGCATCCGTCGTTTCTACCTTCGTCTCCGAGGAGTTGAGCCCCCAGAGAACAACAAAAGGCAAGCCCTTGTTCCTAAGGGTGCTTCCTTCATTCCCAATGAGGCGGGAACGGCTCCCGCTCTTTTTCTCGATGGCACTCCCAAGATTTTTGTCCTTCCTGGTGTTCCAAGAGAGGTAGAATTCTTCTGGCATCGTCTTGAGGAAAAAATTCCAAACTTCCCAGGCGGTATTTACCGGAGTAAAACCTTGAAGTTCTGCGGTATTGGAGAGTCGCAGCTTGAGGAACGAATACGTCCTCTCCTTGGAGAACTCCCTGCGAGTTTACGTTTTTCGTTCCTTCCAAATTATGGCGAAGTGTGGTTCTTCCTCTACGGCCAGGGGGTGCCTCCTGAAGATAGAGCAAAGGGAGAGGCAGTCCTTGAGAAGGTAAAGAGCATCCTCTCCCCCTATCTCTTTTCAGAGTACGGCGAGACGCTGGAAGAAGCAGTGGGAAAACTCCTCCTCGAGCAAGGATTAAAGGTGGCCATAGCGGAATCGTGCACCGGGGGACTCGTGGGAAGCAGGATAACAGACATCCCCGGGAGCTCTCAGTACTTTGACCGGGGATACATCGTGTACAGTAACAGGGCAAAGATGAGTGACCTTGGGGTCCCAGAGGATGTTCTCAACCGTTTCGGGGCGGTGAGTGAAGAGACGGCACGGCGCCTCGCAGAGGGCGTACGGAAAAAAGCCGAAGTCCACATTGGCCTTGGCATTACGGGTATCGCAGGACCAGGAGGAGGAAGTCCCGATAAACCTGTGGGGCTCGTATACATCGGGGTGAGTGATGGCGCAAGGACAGAAGTACGGAGGTTCCAGTTCGGTGGTGACCGGTCAATGAACAAGAGATTCTTTTCTCAGGCTGCTCTGACGATGCTCTTCAACTTCCTCAGAAAGGTGTGA
- the rimO gene encoding 30S ribosomal protein S12 methylthiotransferase RimO: MKRISFITLGCNKNLVDSEVALGNLLVHGYNCIVPPEEAEWVFLNTCAFIRPSCEEAEAWIEKLIALKRKDPRKKIVVLGCYVERFREKAFSRYQEVDYWVGVHDVLRLPEILSSKRKGVFMDSPPSIYTHQSPRLLSTPPHYAYVKIAEGCPHRCSFCLIPSIRGPLRSRSIDSVVAEVRSLQERGVQEIILVAQDLTSYGLDLYRKRSLPDLLRALALELQEGIWVRLLYLSPEGINDELIEVVASIPQIVKYLDIPLQHVEPFILQRMHRFSHFEEIRKRLEKLRERIPGVAIRTTFIVGFPGEEEKHFQSLLHFVEEFQFERMGAFKYSDEEGTASFLLKPKVPEEVKEKRYSYLMEVQKNVMERFHQSLQGKVLEVLLEEGPLKDAQGTFFIGRTQKDAPEVDCQVKVYLSRGKRGSLKRGRKCYVRVTRTSAYEVEGEALCMQESSV; encoded by the coding sequence ATGAAGCGCATTTCTTTCATAACCCTTGGCTGCAACAAGAATCTCGTGGACTCTGAAGTGGCACTGGGTAATCTCCTCGTTCACGGGTACAACTGCATAGTACCCCCTGAGGAAGCAGAGTGGGTATTTCTGAACACCTGCGCTTTTATCCGGCCTTCTTGCGAGGAAGCGGAGGCATGGATTGAAAAACTCATTGCCCTCAAAAGGAAAGATCCCCGCAAGAAAATTGTCGTTTTAGGATGCTACGTCGAGCGCTTCCGCGAAAAGGCCTTTTCCAGGTACCAGGAGGTCGACTACTGGGTCGGGGTTCACGATGTCCTCCGTCTTCCCGAAATCCTCTCAAGCAAGAGAAAAGGCGTTTTCATGGATTCGCCTCCCTCAATATACACCCACCAAAGCCCCCGTCTCCTCTCTACACCACCTCACTACGCCTACGTGAAGATTGCCGAAGGGTGTCCTCATCGGTGCAGCTTCTGCCTCATCCCTTCCATCCGAGGACCACTCCGAAGCCGATCCATTGATTCCGTTGTCGCGGAAGTCCGCTCTCTCCAGGAAAGGGGAGTGCAGGAAATCATTCTCGTCGCCCAGGATCTCACCTCCTACGGTCTTGATTTGTACCGGAAACGGAGCCTTCCAGACCTCCTCAGGGCCTTAGCTTTGGAGCTCCAGGAAGGAATTTGGGTACGACTCCTGTACCTTTCCCCGGAGGGAATAAACGATGAACTCATCGAGGTCGTTGCCTCCATTCCTCAGATCGTCAAATACCTTGATATTCCCCTGCAGCACGTTGAACCCTTCATTCTCCAGCGAATGCACCGTTTCTCTCATTTCGAGGAGATTCGGAAAAGACTCGAGAAATTACGGGAACGCATACCCGGTGTCGCAATCCGTACGACCTTTATTGTCGGTTTCCCTGGAGAAGAAGAAAAACACTTCCAGAGTCTTCTCCATTTTGTGGAAGAATTCCAATTCGAGCGGATGGGAGCTTTCAAGTACTCCGACGAAGAGGGAACAGCTTCGTTCCTCCTCAAGCCAAAGGTTCCAGAAGAGGTAAAAGAGAAGCGCTACAGCTACCTCATGGAAGTTCAAAAGAACGTCATGGAGCGGTTTCACCAATCGCTCCAGGGTAAGGTCCTTGAGGTTCTCCTCGAGGAGGGACCCTTAAAGGACGCCCAGGGAACGTTCTTCATCGGAAGAACCCAAAAGGATGCTCCAGAAGTAGATTGCCAGGTTAAAGTGTACCTTTCACGAGGAAAGCGCGGCAGTCTCAAGAGAGGACGGAAGTGCTACGTGCGTGTTACCCGGACTTCGGCTTATGAGGTGGAGGGAGAAGCGCTGTGCATGCAGGAATCCTCTGTGTAG
- a CDS encoding helix-turn-helix domain-containing protein, whose amino-acid sequence MESFNREVAKEVGSFLRRTREEKGIPLEKVEAATFISARFLQALEEGAWESLPGKTYVLGYVKIYARFLGLNQEEASALAQRAYEEKRRHSERSEETPEKPKRKRGKRVLLGVLVFLVILCSVILVVFFTPLFPWKEESSQNTEMTAVELSPSPVLESPTPPSFAVVLRLEAEKPAWIEATSLGKTLFSGILVPGKTYIFKSEGPIELSGDGGNSVRVWLNGEERGYLAQDSGSFQETFTP is encoded by the coding sequence GTGGAGAGCTTTAATCGGGAGGTAGCAAAAGAGGTTGGAAGCTTCCTGCGGCGTACCCGAGAGGAAAAGGGTATACCCCTTGAAAAGGTCGAGGCGGCAACTTTCATTTCCGCACGTTTCCTCCAGGCTCTTGAGGAAGGGGCGTGGGAAAGCCTTCCTGGAAAGACTTACGTCCTTGGGTATGTTAAAATCTATGCTCGTTTCCTGGGACTCAATCAGGAAGAGGCCAGTGCCCTCGCCCAGAGGGCGTATGAGGAAAAACGGAGACATTCCGAGAGGAGCGAAGAAACCCCTGAGAAACCAAAGAGGAAAAGAGGAAAGAGAGTACTTCTTGGAGTCCTTGTCTTCCTCGTAATACTCTGCAGCGTGATTCTCGTCGTCTTTTTCACCCCCCTTTTCCCCTGGAAGGAGGAATCAAGCCAAAATACTGAAATGACAGCAGTAGAGCTCTCACCCTCCCCGGTTCTCGAAAGCCCAACGCCACCTTCCTTTGCCGTTGTGCTTCGCCTCGAAGCTGAAAAACCGGCTTGGATCGAAGCTACATCTCTGGGGAAGACACTCTTTTCGGGCATTCTCGTCCCAGGTAAGACGTACATCTTTAAAAGTGAAGGGCCAATTGAGCTTTCTGGAGACGGGGGTAACTCCGTCCGAGTGTGGCTCAATGGGGAAGAGAGGGGGTATCTTGCTCAGGACTCGGGTTCCTTTCAAGAGACTTTCACCCCATGA